A portion of the Nomia melanderi isolate GNS246 chromosome 2, iyNomMela1, whole genome shotgun sequence genome contains these proteins:
- the LOC143176937 gene encoding uncharacterized protein LOC143176937 isoform X2, with amino-acid sequence MFDVVGGESGGVYLGAKIETSWNAYAQGALYAEGVHTEDERDRLVRAWISSHGRSVHLEIGGIEVFVAPTDIHENRWYHLCQSWENQAGRYALWVNGQLWVQGRSEETVGHVIPSKGDIVLAQEYTDFDKGLEEGIEGTVLGFNLVLASAFDPLSHDSKNTLPPVSSHPITPMFTKISPKPVPRSIIFGERILPLQPHRPGRSTQALNSRFQSKIIVPWHEDELQEVPALKHEPLGLQLVKLSYVRCEIGRGSPFIGGKLMLISWTRTPVRVFGGATVKNANSKCGDF; translated from the exons ATGTTTGATGTTGTTGGTGGTGAGTCAGGGGGTGTGTATCTTGGAGCAAAGATCGAAACATCGTGGAACGCCTATGCACAAGGTGCACTTTACGCAGAAGGGGTACATACAG AGGATGAACGCGACCGTTTGGTCAGAGCTTGGATCTCGTCCCACGGGCGCAGTGTTCACCTAGAGATCGGGGGAATAGAGGTGTTCGTGGCGCCGACCGACATTCACGAGAACCGCTGGTACCACCTGTGCCAGAGCTGGGAGAATCAGGCCGGTCGTTACGCTCTGTGGGTGAACGGGCAGCTCTGGGTTCAAGGCCGCTCGGAAGAG ACTGTAGGTCACGTGATACCTAGCAAAGGAGACATTGTGCTAGCCCAAGAGTACACAGACTTTGATAAAGGCTTAGAAGAGGGTATCGAAGGAACAGTCTTAGGATTCAATCTGGTGCTAGCATCAGCTTTCGATCCTCTAAGCCATGATTCAAAGAACACGTTGCCTCCAGTGTCGAGTCATCCTATAACCCCAATGTTCACTAAAATTTCACCGAAGCCAGTGCCCCGAAGCATCATCTTTGGAGAAAGAATTCTGCCACTCCAGCCTCATCGACCAGGCCGCTCGACACAGGCCCTAAATTCGAGGTTTCAGTCGAAAATAATTGTTCCCTGGCACGAAGACGAACTGCAAGAAGTGCCTGCGCTGAAGCACGAGCCATTAGGCTTGCAATTAGTTAAATTGTCCTACGTTCGATGCGAAATTGGCAGAGGGAGTCCCTTCATTGGTGGCAAACTGATGCTCATATCTTGGACCAGGACACCTGTTCGAGTGTTTGGTGGAGCGACTGTCAAAAATGCCAATAGCAAGTGTGGGGACTTCTGA
- the LOC143176937 gene encoding neuronal pentraxin-1 isoform X1, with the protein MEERVGTLLRGCLMLLVVSQGVCILEQRSKHRGTPMHKVHFTQKGYIQFLRWELPVPELTEFTFCLWIKSDDLAHPHSVFSYSKDERDRLVRAWISSHGRSVHLEIGGIEVFVAPTDIHENRWYHLCQSWENQAGRYALWVNGQLWVQGRSEETVGHVIPSKGDIVLAQEYTDFDKGLEEGIEGTVLGFNLVLASAFDPLSHDSKNTLPPVSSHPITPMFTKISPKPVPRSIIFGERILPLQPHRPGRSTQALNSRFQSKIIVPWHEDELQEVPALKHEPLGLQLVKLSYVRCEIGRGSPFIGGKLMLISWTRTPVRVFGGATVKNANSKCGDF; encoded by the exons ATGGAGGAAAGGGTTGGGACTTTACTTCGAGGATGTTTGATGTTGTTGGTGGTGAGTCAGGGGGTGTGTATCTTGGAGCAAAGATCGAAACATCGTGGAACGCCTATGCACAAGGTGCACTTTACGCAGAAGGGGTACATACAG TTCCTCAGATGGGAGCTGCCGGTCCCGGAGCTAACTGAGTTTACGTTCTGTCTATGGATCAAGTCGGATGACCTAGCGCACCCTCATTCCGTCTTCTCCTACTCGA AGGATGAACGCGACCGTTTGGTCAGAGCTTGGATCTCGTCCCACGGGCGCAGTGTTCACCTAGAGATCGGGGGAATAGAGGTGTTCGTGGCGCCGACCGACATTCACGAGAACCGCTGGTACCACCTGTGCCAGAGCTGGGAGAATCAGGCCGGTCGTTACGCTCTGTGGGTGAACGGGCAGCTCTGGGTTCAAGGCCGCTCGGAAGAG ACTGTAGGTCACGTGATACCTAGCAAAGGAGACATTGTGCTAGCCCAAGAGTACACAGACTTTGATAAAGGCTTAGAAGAGGGTATCGAAGGAACAGTCTTAGGATTCAATCTGGTGCTAGCATCAGCTTTCGATCCTCTAAGCCATGATTCAAAGAACACGTTGCCTCCAGTGTCGAGTCATCCTATAACCCCAATGTTCACTAAAATTTCACCGAAGCCAGTGCCCCGAAGCATCATCTTTGGAGAAAGAATTCTGCCACTCCAGCCTCATCGACCAGGCCGCTCGACACAGGCCCTAAATTCGAGGTTTCAGTCGAAAATAATTGTTCCCTGGCACGAAGACGAACTGCAAGAAGTGCCTGCGCTGAAGCACGAGCCATTAGGCTTGCAATTAGTTAAATTGTCCTACGTTCGATGCGAAATTGGCAGAGGGAGTCCCTTCATTGGTGGCAAACTGATGCTCATATCTTGGACCAGGACACCTGTTCGAGTGTTTGGTGGAGCGACTGTCAAAAATGCCAATAGCAAGTGTGGGGACTTCTGA